AATCGAAAGTTAATTGATCTCTTTGAGAATTACGCTAGTACAGTGATGGAACGCTACAAGGATAAGGTGACGTATTGGATTGTCCATAACGAAATTGCTAACCAAGCAGCAATGGCCATGGGCGATACCACCGATCAATTTTTGATCTGGACGAATTCCGGGTTAAAGTTCCCAGAGGGTACCACCTTTGCAGAACGTATGCCTAAAATGTTCCAAGCTGGGCATAATGAACTAGTCGCCTCAGCACGTGTGGTCATCAATGGTAAAAAAATTAATCCTAATTTTCAAATCGGTGCCATGCTAAATTGTGACGTCATGTACCCAGCCTCGATGAAACCAGCTGATCAATTGGCGGTACAAAAAGCCCGTCAAATGCGCGATTGGTTTAGTGATGTGCACATTCGTGGTGAATATCCGGCTGATATTGAGGCCCTTTTGGCCCGCCATAACTGGCGGACAGATGTGAGTGAGCAAGACTTCGAAGAACTTAAAACTGGAACCGTAGACTACCTATCAATGTCCTACTATGCCTCACATGTGGTGAAGGCAGCTGAAGGTAAGACGCCGAGTTTGGATGACCCAACTTCAATTGAAGTTACTGACAATAACACGATCAAAGCGTCAGATTGGGGTTGGTTGATCGATCCAGAAGGTTTCCGTTACACCTTGAACGAGCTTAACGATTTGTATCCACATCTGCCAATCATGGTCGTGGAGAATGGCTTTGGTGCCTATGATGATGTCGTTGAAGAGGATGGGGTCAAGAAGATTCATGATCCATACCGAATTGCCTATTTGCGCGAGCATATTCGGGCAATGGAAGAGGCTATCATTGAAGATGGTATCCCAGTCATCGGTTATCTGTCATGGGGCCCAATTGATATCGTTTCCGCTGGTACTGGTGAAATGAAGAAGCGGTATGGCTACATCTATGTTGATTTGGATGATTTTGGTGAAGGATCAGGCGAACGTTATAAGAAAGATTCGTTCGACTGGTATCAAAAAGTGATTCAATCACAAGGGCAATCACTTGATTAATGATCAGTGAGCCGAAATGTAAGCGTTTGAATTTAGTTAATTAAATGATATTTATGAGAATTCATGGATAAATAAATTTAATTTATTAAATGAAAGCGTTTACATTTTTTTATTTAGGGACTATACTTGACTTATAAATCAAATACGATATTTATAAATCAAATATAAAATTTACAAATAAGATTTGATTTTTATATTTTAAGTATACTTTTTAGGAGAAATTGTTATGAATACATTCATTAATGAGAAGTTGTTACCTCCAGTAATGAAATTCGTAAACACGAAGGCGATTACCGCGATTAAGAATGGTATGCTTTATCCCATTCCATTTATCGTTATTGGAGCTATTTTCTTGATTTTGAGTTCTTTCCCTTATACGCCCATCGCGAATTATTTGAGCGATATCGGTTTGAGCCCAATCTTTGCCCAAGCTAATAATGCGTCATTCGGAATTATGGCCTTCTTCGCGGTTTTCGGTATCGCCTACTCGTGGGTGCATGATGAAGGATACGATGCCGTACCAGCTGGAATGTTGGCCGTAGTTGTTGACATCTTGTTGCAACCTGACACGGTTAAGTCAGTGACCAATATTGCTGACCCAACCAAGGTTTCAACTGCTTGGCAAGCCTCAGGTGTTATCGATAAGGCTTGGCTTGGTGGTAAGGGCATGATTGTTGCCATCCTAGTTGGTTTGTTTGTTGGGTGGTCATACTCATGGTTCTTGAAGAGGAACATTACAATTAAGATGCCTGAACAGGTACCTGCAAATGTCGCAGCATCGTTTACGGCTCTGATTCCAGGTGCAGCGATTGTCACTGTTGCTACGATTATCTATGGGATCTTCAAGTTGGGCTTCCAAACTACGATTGTCGAGTGGATTTACACGGTGATCCAAACACCATTGCAACATGCTACTGATGGACCATTGGGAGTGGTTGTAGTTGCGTTTATTCCAGTATTCTTGTGGTTCTTCGGTGTCCACGGTGCTACCATCGTTGGTGGTATTATGACCCCATTGTTGTTGGCTAATAATGCAGATAACTTGGCCTTGTACAAGGCTGGAAACTTAGATGTAGCACATGGTGCCCACATTGTGACGCAGGCCTTTATGGATCAATTTATCACGGTAACTGGTTCAGGAATGACGATTGGGTTAGTTATCTTTATGTTGATTCGGGCACGTTCGGTACAAATGAAGACCTTGGGTAAGTTGGAAATTGTACCGGCGTTGTTCAATATTAACGAGCCAATTCTCTTTGGATTACCATTAGTTTTGAATCCATTGATGGCAGTGCCGTTCATCTTGGCCCCATTGGTTTCAGGATTCTTGACATACGGCGCGATTGCATTAGGTGTGATTGCCCCATTTAACGGCTTGTATGTTCCTTGGACGACACCAGCCATTATCTCAGGATTGATTGTTGGTGGTTGGCAAGGTGCGCTGTGGCAAGGCTTGATGCTGGTAGTCACGGGACTATTGTACTGGCCGTTTGCTATGAAGTACGACAAGGTCTTGCAAGATCAAGAAGCAGCGTCATAAGTAGCGTGTAATTATTTTAAACATAAATGTAAGCGTTTACAGTTTCGACAAAATGGTTTACACTGTATCTGTAAAAGAAAATTATTGAGATTCAATTGGAGATAAAGTCATGGTAGAAAAGACAATTATGTTAGCATGTGCGGCAGGTATGTCGACATCAATGTTAGTAAAGCGTATGCAAGATGCAGCCGCAGCTTCTGGTAAGGATTATGAAATTTTTGCGAAGTCAACATCTGATATCGATGATCAGTTGAAGAACCATAAGCCAGATGTTATCTTGCTTGGTCCTCAAGTTTCATACCTTAAGGCTGAAGTACAAAAGAAGACGGATGCTGCTGGTGTACCAATGGATGTCATCAACATGATGGATTACGGCATGATGAAGGGTGAAAATGTTCTAAAGACAGCCGAAGCTTTGATGGCCTAGTCAGTAGAATACTTTCAAATAAAGTAACGGAAATGGGGGTAGCGGGAAATGTTCATGCATTCTCCGTTACCCTTTTCCATTTAAACTCAAAATAAATAATAGTAGGTGATAATCATGGATTTGGATGCATTGCAAACACAAGTGGCTGAATTGACAGCTAAAATGGAAAAATTAGAAGAAAACCCAATGGGTGACGACGAGCGCATGCAAGTTGTGATGGGCTTGATCATGCATGGTGGTTCAATTAAGGGCTTTGCCTTACAGGCCATTAAGGCTGCTCGTGAAGGTGATTTTGCCCAGGCTGATGATTTCCTGGCGCAATCGGCTGACGAAGCCAAAAGTGCCCATGATGCACAAACGTCGATGCTGACGGCTGCGGCACAAGGTGAAAAAGTTGCAATTGATATCTATATGGTTCATGCACAGGACCATGTGATGACTGGTCTGGCAACCCGTGATTTAGCAGTTGAAATGGTTGCCTTGTATAAGAAGTTAGCGGAGACAGCATCATGACAAAAGAAAGTTACCGGATGCCAGATGGATTTCTTTGGGGGGCTGCAAATGCGGCACACCAATTTGAAGGTGCGTGGGATGTCGATGGTAAGGGGATTTCAATTGCTGATGTCATGTTGGCCGGCACAAAGCCTTGGTTAAATGGCCAAGCACCGGCAAAATATGCCAACGCAACCGCCGCCGGTTTGGCAACGAAGCATCGCTTAGTGACTGATCAAGTTGAAGAAGGTGGTAATTACCCCAATCATCGGGGCATTGACTTCTACCATACCTATCCAGAAGATTTTGCATTGATGAAAGAAATGGGGATGAACGCCTTCCGTACATCCATCGCATGGACCCGTATTTTTCCGAATGGGGATGAGGCTGAACCTAATGAGGCTGGGTTAGCCTACTATGATCGGTTCTTTGACAAGATGTTGGCATTGGGTATCGAACCCGTTGTGACTTTAAATCATTTTGAAATGCCTTATCATTTGGTGACGGAGTATGGTGGTTGGCGGAACCGTAAACTCATTGATTTTTTTACTAAGTATACGCGGGTTGTATTGGAACGTTATGGTGATAGGGTGTCATATTGGATGACGCATAATGAGATTAACAACCAGGCGCAATATTTCAGCGATCATCTCATGTTGCAGAATTCTGGGTTAAAAGATTATGACGAGAGTGATGCAGAAGAACTAATGTATCTGGCATCACATCATGAGTTAGTGGCAAGTGCCTTGGCAGTGAAGATTGCTCACGAAGTAAAAGAAAAAGTGGGCAATCCTAAGTTGCAAATGGCTAATATGATTGCCATGAATCCAATTTATCCCCATACTTCTAACCCAGCGGATCAAATGGCGGCTTATCGTGCAATGGAACAAACCTATTGGTGGGGTGATGTGGCTGCACGCGGTGAGTATCCAAAGTGGCTGTTAAATTATTTTGAACATCACAATTTTAAGATCGATATTACTGAAGAAGACAAGCAAATTTTAGCTGAAAATACTGTTGATTATGTTGCTTTCTCATACTATATGAGTAATGTCATCGGGGCCGATGATAATCCATGGATTGATTTCCGGCTGGATAAGAATCATTTTGACAACGAGTTCTTGGAAAAGTCAGATTGGGGCTGGCAAATCGATCCAGTCGGTCTACGATGGGCCTTGAACTGGATGTATGATCGTTGGGACAAAGAAATGATGATTGTTGAAAATGGCTTTGGTGCCTATGATCAATTAGAGTCTGATAACAGCATTCATGATGATTACCGGATTAAGTATCACCAAGATCATGTACTGAATATGGAACGGGCGGTGGTCATTGATGGTATTCCAGTGATGGGTTACTTGCCATGGTCAGGCATTGATATGATTTCTGCTTCAACTGGGGAAATGCTGAAGCGCTATGGCTTCATCTTTGTTGATTTGGATGACGCCGGTCAGGGCAGCGGCAAGCGTTATAAGAAGGATTCATATTACTGGTACCAAAAGTTAGTTCATTCAAATGGGACTGAGTTATAATCGGGGCCACTTAAACTAGATCGACACAATAAAAAACGGTAATTCAGAGGGGTGAATTACCGTTTTTTCTATGTCGTTAAATTTAAATATTAGGCGTGCACCAAATCATGGGCGTCCATGTATGCAGTAATTTGATCGATTGTAATAAATGGGGCGTTGATTTCTTCTGATAATTCGAAAAGATCATCACGACGTGCCATCGTACCGTCGGCCTTCAAAACTTCAATAATGACGGCAGCTTCGGCTGAACCAGCCAACTTTGCCAAATCAACAGCAGCCTCGGTGTGGCCGATACGATCACGCAAGCCATGTTCTTTGGCAATCAAAGGTTGGATGTGACCAGGACGGTTGAAATCACTTTCAACAGCTGAAGCCTTAGCAATTTGACTAATTGTGGCAGCGCGATCAAAAGCTGAAACACCGGTAGTAACACCAGTTGCAGCTAGTGTACCATCAACTGTAAATGTAAATGGTGTTTGGTGAGGATCGGTTGAAAACTCCACCATGTCGTGGAATCCTAGACGTTCAGCAACGGCTGGGCTCACTGGCACACACATCAATCCAGCAGCGGTCTTCAACATGCTGTAAACCAATTCTGGCTTAATGTTTTCTGCCAAGGCCACCAAGTCACCCTCGTTTTCACGAGATTCGTCATCGGCAAGCAAGATTGCGCCACCATTCTTCAAAATTTCCAATGCATCTTCAACAGTATCAAATTGGGTCTTAGCCATCGTGATATTCCTTCTCCTTTTGTAAACCATGTAGTAACGTAGCGATTGATATTAATTATACGAACTTAAAGTAACAAGTCAACCCTATTGTTAATATAAATACGAACTAAAGTAAATTTTATGTACTTAACTCTTGTTTAATACGAACAATTGTATTTTGGCAAGGCTGTGCTTATGTATTTAAATCATAGCATTATTAGCGGCTGATACAATCGTTAAAACTGAGAAGATTTATAATGCGGTATTTATAACAGCAAATAGTATAATAATATTTATATTTGGAGGAACTAGTGGATGATTTTTGGAACGGGGATTGATGCGCAAGAGATTTCAGCGGTGCAAAAGTTAGTTGAACGACGGCCACGGTTTGTGGATGTGATTTTAACCGCGAACGAGCGAGCAGTTTTTGATGAACGCAAAGGAAAACATCAGTGGGAATATTTAGCTGGTCGTTTTTCTCTCAAAGAAGCTTACAGTAAAGCCATTGGAACCGGAATTGGTTCGGCGGTTCATTGGCATGACTTAGAGACAGATTATACAGCACAAGGTGCGCCAGTATTGGTAAAGCACCCCTATGATAAGCAGTATCAGGCACATATTTCGATTTCACATACAGGTGATTCGGTACATACATCAGTCATTTTAGAAGATATGGCTTCACTAACCCAGCCGGTGAGTAGTCACCGACCTGCTTGGTTAGAGATTTCGGCGAGTGCCTTGGCGCACAATGTGGCTTACATCAAGGAATTAGCACATGCGGAGCGCTTTATGGCGGTTGTCAAAGCGAACGCCTATGGCCATGGGTTACCAGAAATTGTGACGGTGGCATTGGCCGCGCAAGTTGACGGGTTTGCCGTGGCGACCCTAGACGAAGGGGTGTGGTTGCGTCATTTTGGCGTAACCTTACCAATTTATATTTTAGGTGTGACACCGGCTAACCAAGCTAACATCTTAGCAGATCAGCAGTTAACCGCGATTGTGCCGTCTTTGAACTGGCTCAATGAGGCTTTAGCGGCACTAACCGTTGCCCAGAAATTACCCGTTTCAATTGGCGTTGATACGGGGATGGGGCGTATCGGGATTCGCGATGAAGCTGAATTGTTGGCAACTGTGCAAACGCTTCAGGCGGCGGTTGATAAGGTTGACTTTCAGGCAATCGGGATGCACTTTGCGACGGCCGATGGTGCTGGCAGCGACCAGGCCTATTTTGAAAAGCAAATGGCACGTTGGCATGCATTAGTAGATCCCCTGGATTTACCAGCAACCGTGATTAAACATCAAGCCAATTCAGCGTCAGCTCTGTGGCATGATCAAGTGATTGCACATGATATGGTGCGTGTTGGTGCCGGTATGTATGGCTTCGATGCTTCTTCAGGCGTCTTAGAAGCGCGGGCGACCCAACCGGTCCTTTCGCTCAAAGCTGAATTGGTCCATGTGAAGCAAGTCGCCGCGGGTGAGTCAATTTCGTATGGCGCAACTTACACAACCACTGAACCAACCTGGATTGGTACGGTGCCTGTTGGGTATGCCGATGGGTACGCACGGCTGCTACAAGGAGCGGATGTCCTCTTGCCAGATGGTCAACGAGCTCCCATCATTGGTCGGGTGACGATGGATCAATTATTGATTGCATTACCGACTGAATATCCGGTTGGGACCGTGATCACGTTAATCGGCCAAGTTGGTCAGGAAGAAATTACCTTGGTTGACCTGGCAGATCGATTGGCCACAATTCCCTATGAAGTCGCCACGGGCTTGTCACCACGGTTACCACGTCGTATAGTAAATTAAACACATAGAACAAGAAGGGATGTCACTTTTAAGTGAACACATATCATGGACAATAAGACGAAAATTAGTCGTGGGGATATCTTTTTCGCAGACCTTTCACCAGTGATTGGCTCTGAACAAGGAGGGCAGCGGCCAGTGGTAATCGTGCAAAACGACGTGGGGAATACACATTCACCAACGACGATTGTGATGCCAATTACAGCTAAACTAACGAAGCCAAAGTTACCGACCCATATTGGCCTGCCAGCCGAATATGAGGAGACGGGCATTCAACGGGATTCGGTGATTTTGGCTGAACAAATCCGGACCGTTGATAAAAAACGCATCCAAGATAAGATCGGACGCGTACCGGATACGTTGATCCCCAAAATCGATCAAGCATTGGTCATTTCATTGGGTCTGGTATAAACTAGCACTCGATTAAGATAAAATTCATATGGCATCAAAAAGGATCTATCACATCAGTGACAGATCCTTTTTGATGTTAATCAATATCGGTACCAATGGTTTCGTGGCCCAAAGTCAAAATGGCAATGATCGCAATAATGACAGCGAGCCCAAAAATACCAAAAATGAGTTCAAATGAGTAACCGTGTGCTAAGAAAATACCGAGGAGCAATGGCCCCAAGATACCACCAAGACGACCGAATGCTTCGGCGGCACCATTAGCCGTGGCCCGTACTTGGGTAGGATATAATTCGGGGGTGTAGGCATATAGCGCACCCCAAGCACCTAAGTTAAAGAATGACAGCAGCATCCCCGCAATCAGAATTAACGTGATGTTTGATGCAAATCCAAAGGCAACGGAGCTCAACGCCGTCCCAAATAAGAAAGTTGTCAAGACCGCTTTACGGCCCCATTTTTCGATTAACCAGGCGGCTGTGAAATAGCCGGGCAGCTGGGCCAAAGTCATGATCACCACGTAGCCAAAACTATTGACCATGCTAAAGCCCTTTTCGACGAGGACTGATGGCAGCCAGAGGAAGATGCCATAGTATGAAAACATGACCATGAACCAAACAATCCAAAGCATCGTGGTTTGACGACGGTAGAGCCGACTAAAAATCAGCCGATAGCGTTCGCCAATGCTGGGCTTTTTTACGATGTTGGCTTCAGCGATCGTGTTGGCCGGTACATGGCGACGAATCACCAAACCATAGAAGGCTGCCATGGCCGTAATTAACAATGTAATCCGCCAACCAAAATTGGGAATGACAAAGTAAGAAAGTAAACTGGCTACTAACCAGCCGACCGCCCAGAAACTTTCAAGGAGCACGATAGTTCGCGCCCGGGTGTTGGCGGGGACGTTTTCCGCGACCAACGTTGAAGCAACTGGTAACTCACCACCCAAACCAAGGCCAATAAAGAAACGTAATACTAAGAAAATAGCATACCCTGTTGCGAAGGCGGATAAACCAGAGGCAATTGAAAAAATCAGTAATGTAAAGATTAGAATGGGTTTACGCCCCTTTTGGTCCGCTAAAGCACCAAAAGTTAGGGCACCGAGGGCCAAACCGATTGAATTGACTGAGCCAATCCAACCCACTTGTACTTGAGACAAGCCCCATTCTTGTTTAACAGCAACGAGCAGAAAAGATAAGAGACCGACATCCATGGCATCAAATAGCCAGGCGAGTCCGGTCACAGTTAGTAATTTATTAGTACGACTCATCATACCCCTCCTCAATATTACGCTGGGGTGTCTTGACACCTTAGCGTA
This is a stretch of genomic DNA from Weissella soli. It encodes these proteins:
- a CDS encoding 6-phospho-beta-glucosidase, with amino-acid sequence MAKSYQLPENFLWGGAIAAHQAEGYWDADGKGTSIADILTAGSATERRRITDGVVAGENYPNHHGIYFYKTYKEDLELMAEMGFKAFRTSIAWTRIFPNGDDAEPNEAGLQFYDDLFDEMRRLHIEPVITLNHFEMPYHLVTEYGGWTNRKLIDLFENYASTVMERYKDKVTYWIVHNEIANQAAMAMGDTTDQFLIWTNSGLKFPEGTTFAERMPKMFQAGHNELVASARVVINGKKINPNFQIGAMLNCDVMYPASMKPADQLAVQKARQMRDWFSDVHIRGEYPADIEALLARHNWRTDVSEQDFEELKTGTVDYLSMSYYASHVVKAAEGKTPSLDDPTSIEVTDNNTIKASDWGWLIDPEGFRYTLNELNDLYPHLPIMVVENGFGAYDDVVEEDGVKKIHDPYRIAYLREHIRAMEEAIIEDGIPVIGYLSWGPIDIVSAGTGEMKKRYGYIYVDLDDFGEGSGERYKKDSFDWYQKVIQSQGQSLD
- a CDS encoding PTS sugar transporter subunit IIC, producing the protein MNTFINEKLLPPVMKFVNTKAITAIKNGMLYPIPFIVIGAIFLILSSFPYTPIANYLSDIGLSPIFAQANNASFGIMAFFAVFGIAYSWVHDEGYDAVPAGMLAVVVDILLQPDTVKSVTNIADPTKVSTAWQASGVIDKAWLGGKGMIVAILVGLFVGWSYSWFLKRNITIKMPEQVPANVAASFTALIPGAAIVTVATIIYGIFKLGFQTTIVEWIYTVIQTPLQHATDGPLGVVVVAFIPVFLWFFGVHGATIVGGIMTPLLLANNADNLALYKAGNLDVAHGAHIVTQAFMDQFITVTGSGMTIGLVIFMLIRARSVQMKTLGKLEIVPALFNINEPILFGLPLVLNPLMAVPFILAPLVSGFLTYGAIALGVIAPFNGLYVPWTTPAIISGLIVGGWQGALWQGLMLVVTGLLYWPFAMKYDKVLQDQEAAS
- a CDS encoding PTS sugar transporter subunit IIB, which produces MVEKTIMLACAAGMSTSMLVKRMQDAAAASGKDYEIFAKSTSDIDDQLKNHKPDVILLGPQVSYLKAEVQKKTDAAGVPMDVINMMDYGMMKGENVLKTAEALMA
- a CDS encoding PTS lactose/cellobiose transporter subunit IIA produces the protein MGDDERMQVVMGLIMHGGSIKGFALQAIKAAREGDFAQADDFLAQSADEAKSAHDAQTSMLTAAAQGEKVAIDIYMVHAQDHVMTGLATRDLAVEMVALYKKLAETAS
- a CDS encoding 6-phospho-beta-glucosidase; protein product: MTKESYRMPDGFLWGAANAAHQFEGAWDVDGKGISIADVMLAGTKPWLNGQAPAKYANATAAGLATKHRLVTDQVEEGGNYPNHRGIDFYHTYPEDFALMKEMGMNAFRTSIAWTRIFPNGDEAEPNEAGLAYYDRFFDKMLALGIEPVVTLNHFEMPYHLVTEYGGWRNRKLIDFFTKYTRVVLERYGDRVSYWMTHNEINNQAQYFSDHLMLQNSGLKDYDESDAEELMYLASHHELVASALAVKIAHEVKEKVGNPKLQMANMIAMNPIYPHTSNPADQMAAYRAMEQTYWWGDVAARGEYPKWLLNYFEHHNFKIDITEEDKQILAENTVDYVAFSYYMSNVIGADDNPWIDFRLDKNHFDNEFLEKSDWGWQIDPVGLRWALNWMYDRWDKEMMIVENGFGAYDQLESDNSIHDDYRIKYHQDHVLNMERAVVIDGIPVMGYLPWSGIDMISASTGEMLKRYGFIFVDLDDAGQGSGKRYKKDSYYWYQKLVHSNGTEL
- the ribB gene encoding 3,4-dihydroxy-2-butanone-4-phosphate synthase, whose translation is MAKTQFDTVEDALEILKNGGAILLADDESRENEGDLVALAENIKPELVYSMLKTAAGLMCVPVSPAVAERLGFHDMVEFSTDPHQTPFTFTVDGTLAATGVTTGVSAFDRAATISQIAKASAVESDFNRPGHIQPLIAKEHGLRDRIGHTEAAVDLAKLAGSAEAAVIIEVLKADGTMARRDDLFELSEEINAPFITIDQITAYMDAHDLVHA
- the alr gene encoding alanine racemase, whose translation is MIFGTGIDAQEISAVQKLVERRPRFVDVILTANERAVFDERKGKHQWEYLAGRFSLKEAYSKAIGTGIGSAVHWHDLETDYTAQGAPVLVKHPYDKQYQAHISISHTGDSVHTSVILEDMASLTQPVSSHRPAWLEISASALAHNVAYIKELAHAERFMAVVKANAYGHGLPEIVTVALAAQVDGFAVATLDEGVWLRHFGVTLPIYILGVTPANQANILADQQLTAIVPSLNWLNEALAALTVAQKLPVSIGVDTGMGRIGIRDEAELLATVQTLQAAVDKVDFQAIGMHFATADGAGSDQAYFEKQMARWHALVDPLDLPATVIKHQANSASALWHDQVIAHDMVRVGAGMYGFDASSGVLEARATQPVLSLKAELVHVKQVAAGESISYGATYTTTEPTWIGTVPVGYADGYARLLQGADVLLPDGQRAPIIGRVTMDQLLIALPTEYPVGTVITLIGQVGQEEITLVDLADRLATIPYEVATGLSPRLPRRIVN
- a CDS encoding type II toxin-antitoxin system PemK/MazF family toxin; the encoded protein is MDNKTKISRGDIFFADLSPVIGSEQGGQRPVVIVQNDVGNTHSPTTIVMPITAKLTKPKLPTHIGLPAEYEETGIQRDSVILAEQIRTVDKKRIQDKIGRVPDTLIPKIDQALVISLGLV
- a CDS encoding MFS transporter, which gives rise to MSRTNKLLTVTGLAWLFDAMDVGLLSFLLVAVKQEWGLSQVQVGWIGSVNSIGLALGALTFGALADQKGRKPILIFTLLIFSIASGLSAFATGYAIFLVLRFFIGLGLGGELPVASTLVAENVPANTRARTIVLLESFWAVGWLVASLLSYFVIPNFGWRITLLITAMAAFYGLVIRRHVPANTIAEANIVKKPSIGERYRLIFSRLYRRQTTMLWIVWFMVMFSYYGIFLWLPSVLVEKGFSMVNSFGYVVIMTLAQLPGYFTAAWLIEKWGRKAVLTTFLFGTALSSVAFGFASNITLILIAGMLLSFFNLGAWGALYAYTPELYPTQVRATANGAAEAFGRLGGILGPLLLGIFLAHGYSFELIFGIFGLAVIIAIIAILTLGHETIGTDID